From Methanocalculus natronophilus, one genomic window encodes:
- a CDS encoding type II/IV secretion system ATPase subunit gives MNSGRRERSFWFWKRKQQPPEEEEEVPGSEDNLEVLVEDLIAATRKEDTGAGTEEEQVLHTEEKEQIEEEMERHTGEEEIPVQYTSSDDSPQTLQEEALYQADSTSGSNQSPHPLPLEDLAIDSTYHDRIDDAAGEDSPGEGGELPARAAQKRSFFDRFRLLSRKTEEYNPETHGPLVDLEYTPAPGVEEVEVYPVHPPYAYIRILYDVISHEYAYQVIEPLLTPGEEELYNEIKNRLFDTLDISTRGLTQGETRNLLREASQRIIDDFEIRLDPVEREKILYRMDREFLGDGIIDPIMHDPFIEDISCDGLKTPIFVYHTRYESVATNLSYTNAAELDSFVTKLAQRAGKYISIAEPILDATMSDGSRIQMTLGTEVTAHGSTFTIRKFREEPITPTDLIEWKTFSPLSIAFFWLAVESGKSCLFAGGTASGKTTSLNAISLFMPPLAKIITLEDTRELKLPHANWIPSVTRDSFDTGGRGEIDLYELLRAALRQRPEYLLVGEVRGREALTLFQAMSTGHITYSTIHADSVPSVVHRLENPPMNVPRNMLSALNLVSVQVQARVGGQRIRRNKAIIEILDIDPRTNELITNEVFRWKPSTDEIQYLGKSYILEEIMEERGWNDERIAEELKRRQEVLEWMRVTKIRHYKDVSAILMEYYRNPDDVITRIRAELYEQV, from the coding sequence ATGAACAGCGGGAGAAGGGAACGAAGCTTCTGGTTCTGGAAGAGAAAGCAGCAGCCTCCGGAGGAGGAGGAAGAGGTGCCGGGTTCCGAAGACAACCTTGAAGTGCTGGTTGAGGATCTCATCGCAGCCACACGCAAGGAGGATACCGGGGCAGGCACCGAAGAGGAGCAGGTTCTGCATACTGAAGAGAAGGAGCAGATAGAAGAAGAAATGGAGCGGCATACCGGGGAGGAAGAGATTCCGGTGCAGTATACCAGCAGTGATGACAGCCCCCAGACGCTCCAGGAAGAGGCGCTCTACCAGGCAGACAGTACATCCGGATCCAACCAAAGCCCCCATCCACTCCCACTTGAAGACCTGGCAATCGATAGTACATACCATGACAGGATTGACGATGCAGCCGGAGAGGATTCACCAGGAGAGGGTGGGGAGCTACCGGCCAGGGCCGCACAAAAGCGTTCTTTCTTCGACAGGTTCAGGCTTCTGAGCAGGAAAACCGAAGAATACAATCCCGAAACTCACGGGCCGCTTGTTGACCTTGAATACACCCCTGCACCCGGTGTTGAGGAGGTGGAGGTCTACCCGGTTCACCCGCCCTATGCATACATCCGGATCCTCTATGATGTCATCTCCCACGAGTATGCCTACCAGGTGATCGAGCCGCTCCTGACACCTGGAGAGGAAGAGCTCTACAATGAGATTAAAAACAGGCTCTTCGACACACTTGATATCAGTACACGCGGGCTTACCCAGGGTGAGACACGAAATCTCCTGCGCGAGGCCAGCCAGCGGATCATTGACGACTTTGAGATACGTCTTGATCCTGTTGAGAGAGAGAAGATCCTCTACAGAATGGACCGGGAGTTTCTTGGAGACGGTATCATTGATCCGATTATGCATGATCCCTTTATCGAGGATATCTCCTGTGACGGCCTGAAGACGCCGATCTTCGTCTACCACACACGGTATGAATCGGTTGCGACAAATCTCTCGTACACAAATGCCGCCGAGCTCGACTCGTTTGTGACAAAACTTGCCCAGAGAGCAGGAAAATACATCTCGATTGCAGAGCCGATCCTGGATGCGACAATGTCGGATGGATCCCGAATCCAGATGACACTTGGAACCGAAGTGACCGCACATGGTTCAACCTTCACGATCCGGAAGTTCCGGGAGGAGCCGATCACCCCGACTGATCTCATCGAATGGAAGACCTTCTCACCGCTTTCCATTGCATTCTTCTGGCTTGCTGTTGAAAGCGGAAAATCCTGCCTTTTTGCCGGGGGAACAGCATCGGGGAAGACCACGTCACTGAATGCGATCTCGCTCTTTATGCCCCCGCTTGCAAAGATCATCACGCTTGAGGATACGCGTGAACTGAAACTGCCGCATGCAAACTGGATCCCAAGTGTCACCCGCGACTCCTTTGATACCGGCGGCCGGGGCGAGATCGATCTCTATGAGCTCCTGAGAGCCGCACTCAGGCAGCGGCCGGAGTACCTGCTGGTTGGCGAGGTCAGGGGCAGGGAAGCCCTGACGCTCTTCCAGGCGATGAGCACCGGACATATCACCTACTCAACGATCCATGCCGATTCGGTTCCAAGCGTGGTTCACCGCCTGGAGAACCCGCCTATGAATGTGCCACGAAACATGCTCTCCGCACTCAACCTGGTCTCTGTCCAGGTACAGGCACGGGTTGGCGGCCAGCGGATACGGAGAAACAAGGCGATCATCGAGATCCTGGATATCGATCCACGGACAAACGAATTGATCACCAATGAAGTATTCCGCTGGAAGCCCTCAACTGATGAGATACAGTACCTTGGCAAGTCCTATATCCTTGAGGAGATCATGGAAGAACGGGGCTGGAATGATGAGCGGATTGCAGAAGAGCTGAAACGCAGGCAGGAGGTTCTTGAATGGATGAGGGTGACAAAGATCCGCCATTACAAGGATGTTTCAGCCATCCTGATGGAATATTACCGCAATCCTGACGATGTGATCACCCGGATACGAGCTGAGCTGTATGAACAGGTTTGA
- a CDS encoding cobyric acid synthase, whose product MSLLVLGTASHVGKSVTVAGLCRALLNRGYAVTPFKAQNMSLNSYVTADGLEIGIAQAMQAIAAGQVATADMNPILLKPKADSVSQVIVLGKPYRDLPIREYYKETENLLEVAVSAYERLFQETGCVLCEGAGGAAELNLYERDIANIRLARRLGIPIVLVADIERGGVFAQLYGTIELLPPDIRALVSGIIINKFRGDKEIFATGVTLIEEYCNVPVLGVVPACDLTIPSEDSLSLQDKRASSSPVRIAVIHLPRIANYTDFETLERNASVTYVRPGESLKHYDCIIIPGTKNTVLDLLHLREHGTISEIEEARDRGIPVIGICGGFQMLGRTIHDNCIESTDVASYEGIGFLPVETWFSEYAKTTIRVTRKAEPIGPILGAMDTVSGYEIHMGRSERIGGREAFSGDGAVSDDGLVFGTYLHALFSNQSAVSALLTYLYRTKGLEFTMAAECDPYDQFAEHLEAHIDMDRIIQLASPRQRVS is encoded by the coding sequence ATGTCGCTTCTGGTGCTTGGAACCGCTTCGCACGTCGGAAAGAGCGTGACTGTCGCCGGTCTATGCCGTGCGCTCCTGAACAGGGGATATGCGGTTACTCCGTTCAAGGCGCAGAATATGAGCCTGAATAGCTATGTCACCGCGGATGGATTAGAGATCGGGATCGCCCAGGCGATGCAGGCAATTGCCGCAGGGCAGGTGGCAACAGCCGATATGAACCCGATTCTCCTCAAACCAAAAGCGGATAGTGTATCACAGGTGATAGTACTTGGAAAACCATACAGGGACCTTCCAATCCGGGAGTATTACAAAGAGACCGAAAACCTCCTTGAGGTGGCGGTTTCAGCCTATGAGCGGCTCTTCCAGGAGACAGGATGCGTTCTCTGCGAAGGAGCCGGGGGAGCAGCAGAGCTGAATCTCTATGAGAGGGATATTGCCAATATCCGGCTTGCCAGGCGGCTTGGGATTCCAATTGTCCTTGTTGCTGATATCGAACGGGGCGGTGTCTTCGCACAACTCTATGGGACAATTGAGCTTCTTCCGCCAGACATCCGTGCACTTGTATCCGGTATCATCATCAACAAGTTCCGTGGAGACAAGGAGATCTTTGCAACCGGCGTGACACTCATTGAAGAATACTGCAATGTCCCGGTACTTGGTGTTGTTCCCGCATGCGATCTGACAATCCCAAGTGAAGACTCGCTCTCACTCCAGGATAAGCGCGCATCCTCTTCGCCTGTCAGAATAGCAGTCATCCACCTGCCCAGAATTGCCAATTACACTGATTTTGAAACCCTTGAACGGAATGCGTCAGTCACCTATGTCCGGCCGGGGGAGAGCCTGAAGCACTATGACTGCATCATCATTCCGGGAACAAAAAATACTGTTCTGGATCTCCTCCACCTCAGGGAGCATGGAACAATCAGCGAGATAGAGGAGGCTCGCGATCGCGGCATTCCAGTAATCGGGATCTGTGGAGGATTTCAGATGCTCGGAAGAACTATCCATGACAACTGCATAGAGTCAACAGACGTTGCTTCATACGAGGGAATCGGCTTCCTCCCTGTTGAGACCTGGTTTTCCGAGTACGCAAAGACAACCATCAGGGTTACCAGGAAAGCAGAGCCGATCGGACCAATTCTTGGAGCAATGGATACCGTGAGCGGGTATGAGATACATATGGGCAGATCAGAGCGGATTGGAGGTAGAGAGGCATTTTCAGGGGACGGGGCAGTATCAGATGACGGGCTTGTGTTTGGGACATACCTGCACGCCCTCTTCAGCAACCAGTCCGCAGTCTCCGCACTCCTCACGTACCTCTACAGAACAAAGGGGCTTGAATTTACTATGGCAGCGGAATGTGATCCATATGATCAGTTTGCTGAGCACCTTGAGGCGCATATTGACATGGACCGGATAATCCAGCTCGCTTCGCCACGTCAGAGGGTCTCATAA
- a CDS encoding type II secretion system F family protein codes for MNRFERFCFNLLGARMREKRESYSELHGSLISARFHTPFEAYLATATISSVIAGLIGGIVIGIFTYLLRIPEMIVYRGALPGFVYEYAEYQLLAGTLAITIISLLVIGGATYILFLVYPSIVAGERKRKIDATLPHAINYITAMSTAGITPAEIFRLLGESPVYGESAKEARYIARELDLFGRDLIDAMRIVSTITPSERLKEFLQGAMGAISSGSNLTEYFKLKANQYAFENRQQQKAFLETLGLISESYVTALVAGTLFLVILQSVMSMLSGSANPLFLYVIIYLIMPFGSMMFLVMISSMTPEA; via the coding sequence ATGAACAGGTTTGAACGATTCTGTTTCAATCTTCTCGGTGCGAGGATGCGGGAGAAACGGGAGAGCTACAGCGAATTGCATGGGAGCCTCATCTCCGCACGCTTCCACACCCCGTTTGAGGCATATCTTGCAACAGCCACCATATCATCGGTGATCGCAGGGCTGATTGGCGGTATTGTTATTGGGATCTTCACATACCTTCTCAGAATACCTGAGATGATCGTCTACCGTGGCGCCCTGCCCGGGTTTGTGTATGAGTATGCTGAATACCAGCTTCTGGCTGGCACGCTCGCCATCACCATCATCTCGCTTCTGGTTATCGGTGGTGCCACCTATATCCTCTTCCTGGTCTACCCCTCCATTGTCGCGGGAGAGCGGAAACGAAAGATAGACGCAACCCTGCCTCATGCGATCAATTATATCACCGCTATGTCGACTGCAGGCATCACGCCTGCTGAGATCTTCCGCCTGCTTGGAGAGTCGCCTGTGTATGGGGAGAGTGCAAAAGAGGCACGGTATATTGCACGCGAACTCGATCTCTTCGGCCGGGATCTCATTGATGCAATGAGGATTGTCTCAACAATTACCCCGAGTGAGAGACTAAAAGAGTTTCTTCAGGGTGCAATGGGGGCGATCTCAAGCGGAAGCAACCTGACTGAATACTTCAAGCTGAAGGCGAACCAGTATGCATTCGAGAACCGGCAGCAGCAGAAGGCATTTCTTGAGACACTGGGGCTGATATCCGAATCCTATGTCACCGCGCTTGTTGCAGGGACACTCTTCCTGGTCATCCTCCAGTCTGTGATGTCGATGCTCTCAGGGTCAGCCAATCCGCTCTTTCTCTACGTGATCATCTACCTGATAATGCCCTTTGGAAGCATGATGTTTCTCGTCATGATAAGCTCAATGACACCGGAGGCCTAG
- a CDS encoding type II secretion system F family protein, with translation MRRLALSKKPENDESPDERIRERIIRREKKEQGFSGFIRHPIRSLVKSPAHSLFLTVPLALGIASVWFYLAVSEYGIDRVLGTTIIDDILIVTVLIIITPLSLLDFFDNRRQQSLESALPNFFRDLAGMNESGMTLPGAVALVAQAEYKALTPHIRRLDQEMSWSVPFVEAITRFGERLRTPLATRSVDLIAKASRAGGDISNVLRAAAIDSYEFVTLKTDRLNNMFIYIVIIIISFFVYMFVIGILTSTFLETMASAGQAAEGSGAGAGFMATIDIDFYKRIFSHAVILQGFFSGLVAGQMGEGRALAGLKYSAMMVFIGWMVFRFLI, from the coding sequence ATGCGGAGGCTCGCTCTCTCAAAAAAGCCAGAAAATGACGAGTCTCCTGATGAGAGAATCAGGGAGAGAATTATCAGACGGGAGAAGAAAGAGCAGGGATTCTCAGGCTTCATCCGCCATCCGATCAGATCGCTTGTAAAGAGCCCTGCACACTCCCTCTTCCTGACCGTGCCGCTTGCCCTTGGAATCGCCTCAGTCTGGTTCTACCTTGCAGTCAGCGAGTATGGAATAGACCGCGTCCTTGGGACAACCATCATTGATGACATTCTGATCGTGACCGTGCTCATCATCATCACCCCGCTCTCCCTCCTCGACTTCTTTGACAACCGCCGCCAGCAGAGCCTTGAATCGGCGCTCCCAAACTTCTTCCGCGATCTTGCGGGCATGAACGAATCGGGGATGACACTCCCCGGGGCAGTGGCCCTTGTTGCACAGGCTGAATACAAGGCGCTAACCCCGCATATCCGCAGGCTCGACCAGGAGATGTCATGGAGTGTACCGTTTGTCGAGGCGATCACCCGGTTTGGTGAACGGCTCAGGACACCACTTGCAACACGCAGTGTTGATTTAATCGCAAAGGCAAGCCGTGCAGGAGGCGACATATCCAATGTACTGCGTGCAGCAGCAATTGACTCCTATGAGTTTGTCACCCTGAAGACAGATCGGCTGAATAATATGTTCATCTACATCGTCATCATCATCATCTCCTTCTTCGTCTACATGTTTGTCATCGGCATCCTCACGTCAACGTTCCTTGAAACGATGGCATCAGCAGGCCAGGCTGCAGAAGGATCCGGTGCTGGTGCAGGATTCATGGCCACGATCGATATCGATTTTTATAAACGGATCTTCTCCCATGCAGTCATTCTACAGGGTTTCTTCTCAGGGCTCGTGGCAGGCCAGATGGGAGAGGGCAGGGCACTTGCTGGCCTGAAATACTCAGCCATGATGGTCTTCATCGGCTGGATGGTATTCCGTTTTCTTATCTGA
- a CDS encoding ribbon-helix-helix domain-containing protein gives MSIRLSFTLESDLADQIDSFAREKRIERNEAILRLIEAGIEKYEEDGEFNPPPRERSFEEVKDIARSLDNLTATVSDLKKEVRVVHHILDLEWQREAGRTRDPPAAERRWWEFWKGL, from the coding sequence ATGAGCATCCGGTTATCATTTACCCTGGAAAGCGATCTGGCTGACCAGATCGATTCGTTTGCACGTGAAAAGCGTATTGAACGGAATGAAGCAATTCTCCGCCTTATTGAGGCTGGCATAGAGAAATATGAAGAGGATGGCGAATTCAACCCGCCACCCCGCGAGAGGAGTTTTGAGGAGGTAAAAGATATTGCCAGATCCCTCGATAACCTCACAGCCACCGTATCTGATCTGAAAAAAGAGGTCAGGGTTGTCCACCATATCCTGGATCTTGAGTGGCAGCGGGAGGCAGGCAGGACGCGTGATCCCCCGGCAGCAGAGCGGAGATGGTGGGAGTTCTGGAAAGGGCTCTAA
- a CDS encoding YkgJ family cysteine cluster protein, translated as MDAGFTCTLCGRCCMGFGRYITINQTIGGAYGCTLSLTKESFMATLDPGRFSLFKERSFLLENPHACPFLRKDGQRIICTIYQSRPRFCREYICHTGKVLHDGEVLGVMKGRRDLQTEDPTLRELWNALKESYGGSGDPAWKQAVQKALTDAGYEVVLYA; from the coding sequence ATGGATGCTGGTTTCACCTGCACCCTCTGCGGGCGGTGCTGCATGGGGTTTGGCAGGTACATTACCATTAACCAGACGATTGGCGGGGCATATGGATGTACCCTCTCCCTGACAAAGGAGAGCTTCATGGCCACACTTGATCCGGGGCGGTTCAGTCTCTTCAAAGAGCGGTCATTCCTCCTGGAAAACCCGCATGCCTGCCCTTTTCTCAGGAAAGACGGGCAAAGAATCATCTGCACCATCTACCAGTCCCGTCCCCGCTTCTGCAGGGAATATATCTGTCATACAGGAAAAGTGCTGCATGACGGGGAGGTTCTCGGCGTGATGAAGGGAAGGCGGGATCTCCAGACAGAAGATCCCACTCTCAGGGAACTGTGGAATGCGCTGAAAGAGTCATATGGAGGATCCGGTGATCCTGCCTGGAAGCAGGCAGTCCAGAAGGCACTTACAGATGCCGGATATGAGGTTGTTTTGTATGCATGA
- a CDS encoding inositol-pentakisphosphate 2-kinase: MHDEGMRLLDVEKGKVPCLPGNPVTLDRCRFCAHSRYFLVNGKRVISPARAYCSRSGDTEEVDLQHVTRVWCDDMDAEGYRSIMSIIS; encoded by the coding sequence ATGCATGACGAAGGAATGCGATTACTTGATGTTGAAAAGGGAAAAGTCCCCTGTCTGCCGGGGAATCCGGTGACACTGGACCGGTGCAGATTCTGTGCACATTCACGGTATTTTCTTGTGAACGGCAAACGGGTCATCTCCCCTGCCCGGGCATACTGTTCACGGAGCGGTGATACTGAGGAGGTGGACTTACAGCATGTGACCCGGGTCTGGTGCGATGACATGGATGCTGAAGGATACCGGAGCATCATGTCGATCATCAGCTGA
- the yciH gene encoding stress response translation initiation inhibitor YciH — MNSGICPKCGLPRELCICEEVAKEQQRILVKINRRRYGKEVTVVDGLDPYEIDLEDLSKFLKGKLACGGTVKGNTIELQGNHRDRVKDLLSQKGYKIDNIN, encoded by the coding sequence ATGAACAGTGGCATATGCCCGAAATGTGGACTTCCCAGAGAGCTGTGTATCTGTGAGGAGGTCGCCAAGGAACAGCAGAGGATCCTGGTCAAGATTAACCGCAGGCGATATGGCAAAGAGGTGACAGTCGTCGATGGGCTTGATCCCTATGAGATCGATCTTGAAGACCTCTCGAAATTCCTGAAAGGCAAGCTTGCCTGTGGAGGAACAGTGAAAGGAAATACTATCGAGCTGCAGGGGAACCACCGTGACCGGGTCAAGGACCTGCTCTCGCAGAAGGGGTATAAGATTGACAATATAAACTGA
- a CDS encoding PINc/VapC family ATPase, whose protein sequence is MKLVPDTSVVIDGRITSMIQNGECKDATIIIPEAVFAELEAQANHGREIGFSGLTEIQELCRMRDEGLIDLKFVGERPRLDQVKLASGGEIDAMIRNAAIEYDASFMTSDIVQAEVARAKGISVIFMKAQQENFTPLGIDHFFDENTVAVYLKERVTPYARKGRLTEMELVPLRDTPMTEYELRRLAQEILERAKRDPDGFIELEQRGVTVVQIGSLRIAITRRPFSDGMEISVIRPIADVSLEDYRNADRIKESIVTDGCGTLIVGPPGSGKSTLAQSLAMYLAEENFVVKTMETPRDLQVPDHITQYTSLNGSMEQTAELLSLVRPDFVIFDEIRKPEDFSIYSDLRLSGIGMIGVLHAQRVQDAIQRLISRIEFTLLPQVIPSIIFVSNGQIERVCSVTLSIDRPGGLAAFGMEIQPTPVVTVKNTDTGKPELEIFHYGGETIVVPFAASQNIVPEEPSENPVQAAETPAASHWKAIEKEIQKEIGRFTEGDVDVIMISDTKASVYIEDRDIPAAIGKGGKNISSIVNKIGVGIDIRSRSELDESAEEDEEISTAAPSNSGVLIRTDKKYLIIDCTDHAKKIVDVFSGKEYLFTGTVEENGEILLAKNNSIAQEMLRRYTEGEEITVRPVD, encoded by the coding sequence ATGAAACTGGTACCCGATACGAGCGTCGTCATCGACGGGCGCATAACATCAATGATACAGAACGGAGAATGCAAAGATGCCACAATAATCATACCCGAAGCGGTCTTTGCAGAACTTGAGGCACAGGCAAACCATGGACGGGAGATCGGCTTCTCGGGCCTGACAGAGATCCAGGAACTCTGCAGGATGCGTGATGAGGGGCTGATTGATCTGAAATTTGTCGGCGAACGGCCCCGCCTTGACCAGGTAAAACTTGCAAGCGGCGGCGAGATCGATGCGATGATACGAAATGCCGCAATCGAGTATGATGCCTCGTTTATGACTTCTGATATTGTCCAGGCTGAAGTGGCACGGGCAAAAGGTATTTCTGTTATCTTCATGAAGGCGCAGCAGGAGAACTTCACGCCTCTTGGAATCGATCACTTCTTTGATGAAAATACAGTGGCTGTCTACCTCAAGGAGCGTGTCACCCCGTATGCCAGGAAAGGCCGGCTCACCGAGATGGAGCTTGTTCCCTTACGCGATACCCCAATGACAGAATACGAGCTCCGGAGGCTTGCCCAGGAGATCCTCGAACGAGCCAAACGCGATCCCGATGGGTTCATCGAGCTTGAGCAGCGCGGTGTGACTGTTGTTCAGATCGGATCCCTCAGGATTGCCATCACCCGCAGGCCATTCTCAGATGGCATGGAGATCTCTGTTATCCGCCCGATTGCCGATGTATCTCTTGAGGATTACCGGAATGCCGATCGGATCAAAGAGTCCATTGTAACTGACGGTTGCGGTACGTTAATCGTCGGCCCGCCCGGGTCAGGTAAATCGACACTTGCCCAGAGCCTGGCGATGTATCTTGCCGAAGAGAATTTCGTTGTCAAAACAATGGAGACGCCCCGTGATCTCCAGGTGCCTGACCACATCACCCAGTACACCTCATTGAACGGGAGCATGGAGCAGACTGCAGAACTGCTCAGCCTGGTCAGGCCGGACTTTGTGATATTTGATGAGATCAGAAAACCAGAGGACTTCTCGATCTACTCGGATCTGCGGCTCTCAGGAATCGGGATGATCGGTGTTCTCCATGCGCAGAGGGTGCAGGACGCAATCCAGCGGCTTATCTCACGGATAGAGTTCACGCTCCTTCCCCAGGTGATCCCATCAATCATCTTTGTATCCAATGGCCAGATTGAACGGGTCTGTTCTGTTACCCTCTCAATTGACCGGCCAGGCGGACTCGCCGCATTTGGCATGGAGATCCAGCCAACACCCGTTGTCACGGTGAAAAACACCGATACCGGGAAGCCTGAGCTTGAAATCTTCCACTATGGCGGCGAGACTATTGTCGTTCCCTTTGCCGCTTCACAGAACATTGTTCCGGAGGAGCCTTCCGAAAATCCGGTGCAGGCGGCAGAAACTCCTGCTGCCAGCCACTGGAAGGCAATAGAAAAGGAGATCCAGAAAGAGATCGGGAGATTCACTGAAGGTGATGTTGATGTCATCATGATCTCTGATACCAAGGCGAGCGTCTATATCGAGGATCGAGATATCCCTGCGGCGATTGGAAAAGGCGGAAAGAACATCTCTTCCATTGTCAATAAAATCGGGGTCGGAATTGATATCAGGTCACGGTCGGAACTGGATGAATCTGCAGAAGAGGATGAGGAGATCAGCACTGCTGCACCCAGTAATTCGGGAGTTTTGATCCGGACCGATAAGAAATATCTGATCATCGACTGCACCGACCATGCAAAAAAGATCGTTGATGTCTTCTCCGGCAAGGAGTATCTCTTCACCGGCACCGTTGAGGAGAACGGGGAGATCCTCCTTGCAAAGAATAATTCCATTGCCCAGGAGATGCTCAGGCGCTACACCGAAGGAGAAGAGATCACGGTTCGTCCGGTTGATTAG
- a CDS encoding A24 family peptidase C-terminal domain-containing protein — protein MIPPLIIPFLAAAVTFLYGSVLDLRDRRVPFKTWYPMIAVSLPFAAWTYYQLLISDMALFMLITSVILIFCCFMYAIAYFGLFGGADAWGLIFIALLIPIFPLEPLFGYPPLPVFAFSVLTNALILNLGIPLFLLLFNIIQGNKAPLLYKCIGFPVKAEDIRSVFGFVIEDIQETAEGISRRFIPFREAVGRMTRDDRIFTRDLRDYPEEYHKDLYLYSRAGSVWISYGVPFFIPITAGLILSCTVGDILFILMRAVLGMPV, from the coding sequence ATGATACCTCCCCTGATCATTCCGTTTCTTGCAGCTGCGGTGACGTTTCTCTATGGATCGGTTCTTGATCTCCGTGACAGGAGGGTGCCGTTTAAAACATGGTACCCGATGATTGCCGTCTCGCTTCCATTTGCTGCATGGACCTATTACCAGCTTCTTATCTCAGATATGGCACTCTTCATGCTCATCACCTCGGTAATCCTCATCTTCTGCTGTTTCATGTATGCAATTGCATACTTTGGACTCTTTGGTGGTGCAGATGCCTGGGGTCTGATCTTCATTGCGCTTCTCATACCCATCTTTCCGCTTGAGCCACTCTTTGGGTATCCTCCTCTCCCGGTCTTTGCCTTCAGCGTCCTGACAAATGCCCTGATACTGAACCTGGGGATCCCACTCTTTCTCCTGCTCTTTAATATAATTCAGGGGAATAAAGCCCCCCTTCTCTATAAATGCATAGGATTTCCGGTGAAGGCTGAGGATATCCGGTCTGTCTTTGGCTTTGTTATTGAAGATATTCAGGAGACGGCTGAGGGGATATCACGCCGGTTCATTCCATTCAGGGAGGCTGTCGGGAGGATGACACGGGACGATCGTATCTTTACCCGTGATCTCAGGGACTATCCTGAGGAGTATCATAAGGATTTGTATCTCTACTCGCGGGCAGGCTCTGTCTGGATCTCCTATGGGGTGCCGTTCTTCATCCCGATCACAGCCGGACTGATTCTCTCCTGTACTGTCGGAGATATCCTCTTCATCCTGATGAGGGCGGTTCTGGGAATGCCGGTCTGA